GGAATGAGCAAAGAGGATGTTTCAATCTGCTACTATAATGAATCTGCAGAAAACTGGGATGCGTGTCCAACTTCTATAGAGATTATTGATGGAGTAGAATGCTGGACTACTTATGTCACTCACTTCTCAATGTATGGAGTTATTGCAAGTGATATGGTCATTCCTGTGCTTGAAAACGTAACCCCTGTCTCAGGAACTGCGTTTGCAAAAGGTACAACTTCAGTGAATATAAGGTTCAATTACAGTGATGCGCAGACCGGCATCAATGTAAGTTCTGTTGTCTTAGAGTATGATGGCAGTATAGTCAATGATTCTTCTCTTGAGATCACAGCCTCATATGCATCATATACTGCTACTAACCTGAGTTCCGGTTCGCACACTGCATCGGTAACAGTTGCAGATATGGCTGGAAATTCAGTAGTTTTCAGTACTACATTCACAATAGCCTCAGATTCAGTAACATCTACTGGTGGCAGCGGTGGATCTTCCGGTGGTGGAACTACCGGTGAGAAGTATGAGAACGTCCTTGTAAAGGAAGTTGAAAGCATCTTTGTAAACAAGGGTTCACATGTGAGTTATGAGTTCAACGAAGAAGGCAATTCAATCTCTTCTGTAGAGTTTGATTCTCTAAAGAACTCCGGAACGATATCCACTATTGTAGAAGTACTGAAGAGCAGGTCATCATTTGCAGATCTCGATGCTCCGGGAACGATCTATCAGCAAATGAACATCTGGGTTGGTAAATCCGGTTTCGTAACTTCTGAGAATGTTGAGAACCTGTTTGTCACTTTCAAGGTTGAAAGATCATGGCTTGAAGAGAATAATCTTGAAGCAAGTACAGTAAACCTATACAGGTATGCAGATGGTTCATGGAAAGCACTTCCAACATCTATCACTGAAGAAGACGATGACTTTGTTTACTTTAAGAGTCAGACTCCGGGATTCTCTCCATTTGCAATAGGGTCGGAATCAGTGGTGACTGAGACCATAGAAGATACTCAGGAATCTGTGCCTGACGTAATAGCAGAGGAAACAACAGTTGCAGACACAGAAACAGAGCCGGAATCCAGCAGTTTCACTGGAATTTTAGTGGCGTTTGTAGCGATTCTGGTTGTTGCTGCAGTTGTTATGTACAAAAAACGGAGTTAATCTCCGTTTAATTTTCTTTTTTTTATCTCAGATACATTTGCAAGATCAGGTTGTCAGTCTCTTATACAAAAGTGGCAGCATTTCCGGCAACATTAGAACATCATCAATAATAGTATATCCTACATCGGAAAAGATGTTATTGAGGTATTCTCCCGGATTCTTGTCCACGGTTATGCAGAAGAAATGCATTCCACGATTTTTTCCTTCTGAGATCGCCATTCGTGTATCTTCCTGCGCAATGTCACCCTGGTATGAATCTTCTCCTCTGGCCCTGTCATAGGGTTCACCGTCAGATAACAAAACCAGCATCTTAGTCCTTGCACCGGCTTTTTCCAGTTTCTTTATGGAATGTCTGATAGCTGGTCCCAGACGTGTGTTTGATTCGGATGCCAGTATGCTCATTCTCTTTGCAACGTCATCTGAGAATTTTTCATCAAATTCCTTGATTTTAAAGTATTCCACATTATCCTTACTTTTTCCTGAGAATGCGTAAATGGCATACTTGTCACCAATGCTCTCAAGAGCCTGGCTCATTATTATCAAAGCATCTTTCTCAACGTCAAGTATACTCCGGCCATCCATTCCAAGTATCTTGCGTGTGGAAGCGCTCACATCCATAAGGAACAGGGTCGCAACATCCCTTTCCTGTTTATCCCACCTGATATACATTCCTTCATCAGGACTTGCTCCGCATCTTTTAGTTATCAGGGATTCAGTGTAGGCATCAATATCAATCTCTGTACCGTCATTCTGACCTTTCAGCCGGTGGAATGCTTCCGGTTTCATTAGTCCGAATGTATGTCTTATAAGGGCGATCTCATTCCCGTAGCGTTCCAATGCTTTTTTGTAGTGGGCAGTGTTCCCACCACCGGGTTCCATCTCATTGACAGTGCTCCACTCCGAGCGATAATCGTTGATAGTGCTGTCCCATTCATCATACTTGTAGCTGCCAAGCACACGCCAGTTATTGTCAAGAGGTTGTGTGGGCTTATCGGTAGCCTGTTCCTTTGGTCTTTCCTCATCGGCAGTAAGGTCAGCTTCTGTTTCAGGAATGAAGTTCTTGATGACGTTTTCGTATGGTTTTGTCATCATAGGGTCAGTTTGCCCGCTTGCACCGACATCCATCCCACGATAGGCGATATTTTTGATCATGCTATATTTTATCTCATCAAGCGGTCCAAGCTTGTCTTCCAGAGAACAGTATATGTCAAAAGCCAGTTCAAAGGCTGAAAATGTGGTGGATTCCGTAGTGAATATCCTGTTTTTAAGTTCATCCTGAAGAACTTTCAGGATTCCGTCCATCGTTTCATCCGCAACTCCATCCATTCCAGATTCAGGTTTTGGATAATGTCCGGTGGATATCCATAACAGTCCTTCCATGAACTTCTCAAGTTCACCTTCGGGAAAATCCCTCATCAAAAGCATTTCGTGTCGTACTTCTTCAAGATCAGTACGAACTCCCCTGTAATGTTCCATTATCATAAACTCGACACGTGCGTCTTCCAGTATTCCGAATATGGTTGCTGCAAGTATCTGATTTGGGAAAAGTGAGAGCAAGTCTACAAGATCGGTGCTTTTGGAATCTTGTTTATGGTCGGAACTCGTTGCAGGATATTTATCTCTGATTCTCTTCTCAAGTTCAGTCAATATTTCAGGTTCAGTATCAAGAGAACTGAAGCGGGCATGTCCAACCTCGTGCATCACACTGAGCTTGTATATCCTGAAATTATCCTCTATATTTTCGTAAACTCCTATCTTTGGTGCAAGATAGATAGTATTTCCTGCGATGATAGGATTCATTCCCTGAACTTCAATTTGCAAAGGAAGGGTTGCCATTGACCTTATTATAAAATTGCTGCCTGAAAGTCCGAGGGCATAGTATCTCAGGACGTTGGCCACTTTCTGGAGAGCAACAGCACCAGTGAGTTCTTCCACAAGTTCCCTGGAGCTTTTTGATTCAAGTGAGAAATAGGCTTTTCCGGCAGGCTTTCTCTCACTTGCAGCTTCCAGTCCTTTAATAGTCCATTCCTTCAGTTCTTCAATGTCAAGTTTTTCCAGCAGGGAAGGGGAATTTGCAAAGAAGTCAAGTGCAAGTTTCCTGTCATTTTCATAGACTATGAGTCCTATATCTGCCCATTTGTCTGCGTTTTCCGGTGGTGTCGTGTCTGAAAAGTTTCCAAGATTCTCAAAGAATGCACTGGCAAGAGCTCCTTCTTTCTGAAGGAGCCTGTCGGCTGTCCTGAAGATATCATCATACATCAAAGGTGGTATTTTTATCAGGGATGCAACAGATCTCTCGTAGTATTTTGATGCTGCTTCCGGGTTTTGAAGTGCGATTCCTTCCCCTATACCAGACCATAGGAAAAACAGTTCTCTTCCAAGAAGTATGCAGGCTGCAGATGCATTCTCAAAATAGCTTTCAAGGCAGTCGGGTTGCAGGTCTGCCAGCCGGATGCCGGCCTTAACAAGCAATGTCCTTGTCTCATGGTCTGTATCCTTGCTGTATTTTCCAAGTATGAAAACAGTTGTTATAAAGGCACGAAGAGCATTCTTATTGTTGCTCAATGCGCTGGTTGCTTTGTCTGTCCATTCAAAAGCTTCTGAAAGTTCCAGTGTGTCCAGATATTGGGGATATGTGTTAAGAAATGAGCCTGCGCTTTTATTATCCTCATCAGCAAGACTGCAGGTGGCATCAATAAGCCTTGTCAGTTTCTTCTCTTCAGTATTTTCCACAATGGTTCCGGCATTTTTGAACAATGCCATCGTGACAAGTTCTCCGCATTCCAGTGTTTTTTCCATGGAGATAAGGTGTTCTGTTCTTTTCTGAGCTGGAATCTTGCCTATTATTTTTCCGGTGCTGCCGATAAGTTCAATTCCTGTGAGCCAGTGTTTGCTGCTTATGTTTTCCACGATTCTGCAATAGAGTGAAAAATCATCCCGGTTAAAGAGAGCATTCAGGTCGTTCAGATGCTCAAAATATGATTCTGCAACCTTTGTATTGATAGTTCCAAGCGTACTTCCGTGTGTTGCAAGCTCACTGAACCTTTCAGGTCCGGTGGATACTATGACCTTACCGGTGTATTTGAAATAGGCGATTGCCATCCATTTGTTCTGCCCGGCCATTGCAATTCCCTGCATTGTCCATTTATCCAGAAGTTCAAGGCCGCCTTTTATGATTATATTCTGTGATGAATCGAAGAATCCCTCACAGCAGGATACGCTAAGCTCGGATACATTTTTTGCAAGGTTAAGCCAGTTTCTGAATTCATGCTGACCAAGGGCTTTGTACACTCCTGGCGCTGCTCCAAGATAAGCAATGAGAACTCTTTGTCCTCGTTTTTGTGCACTTTTTCCTGCGTGGAATATGATCTCCAGTGCAATGTCATCAAGATTGTCAAATCCTGATGCAAGCTCAGAAACCAGTGAACTTTCCAGTGTGGGAAAATTGGATGATATAAGTCCTGTGATATTTTCAGTACTCATAGTCTCTCTTTTATTTATCCCATAATTGCGGCAATGATCTCATCAATACTTTTCTGCAAGTCCTGATTATCAGTAATAGGCTGTGACATTGCTATCCTGCAGGCTTCTTTTGCTTCGATGCCTTCACGGATGAGCTTGCCTGCGTAGATGAGCAGACGTGTGCTTACTCCTTCCTCAAGTCCGTGGTGTTTGAAGTTCCTGATGCTCTGGCCTATCTCTACGAGTCTTGCTGCGGTTTGCTCGTCTACCAGTGTCTCGTGGGCCACGATCTGCTTTTCCAGTTCTGCAGGAGGATAGTCAAATTCAACGGCAACAAAACGCTGTCTAGTGCTTTGTTTCATGTCCTTGACTATGCTCTGGTAGCCGGGGTTGTATGAAACTGAGAGCATGAACTCATCCGGTGCCTTGATGATAACTCCGAGCTTGTTTACAGGGATTATGCGCCTGTCATCGGTGAGCGGGTGAATGACTACTATGGTATCCTTTCTGGCTTCGACAACTTCGTCAAGGTAGCAGATGGCACCGCTTTTCACGGCTTTTGTGAGAGGTCCGTCACTCCATTCCACGTTGTCTCCTTTGATGAGGAAACGTCCCACAAGGTCGGTTGCTGTGAGATCCTCGTGGCAGGCAATTGTTATCAGAGGACGCTGTAACTTCCATGCCATATACTCCATGAATCGTGTTTTTCCACAACCTGTCGGTCCTTTGAGATTTACCGGAAGTTTGTTCCTGTAAGCAGCTATAAAGATCTCCACTTCGTTGCCTACTGGTATATAATAAGGCTCTTCAGTTATCAGGTATTCATCGACCGGCAGTTCCTCGGATAAAGCGCATTTCATTGCCATAGCAATCTCCTCTTATGGTAGTATCTATCCTTTTCTGGTTTAAATGTGCTGTGCAGAATGTTGTCGGAATTTAAGCCAATATGCCTAATTCAAGAAATAGTGGGGAACATGAAAACTTTTAACAGGTTTTAAATCTATTCATCTACAATGTCAATTTTAGATGATATTACTGATATTTTGTCTAACAGCATATTCTTTTTCACTTCTTTTTTAATAGTTCGGCTACTGCTGAATATTTTGGCATATATTGGCAAATATAATACTGTTAATAGTTTTGATAATGACATTTCCCAAACAATAAGTACATTAAACTCAGCAATCATTGATGGGTTGGGCTTACTTTTGGATACAGCTAACCCGATTCCTTTTACAAGTATTAATTTGAGTACAGGTGCTTTGGAGTTTGATTTTATAGCAGGTGTTATATTTCTAATATCAATGTTAAGTGCTTTTTTTGTATATTCTTTGAAAAAAGATTAACATGCAATTTGGTGAGAGTCATATGAAGAACAAACAATGAGTCTAGATTGTAACTTCTTTTTATTAAAGTTGAATATTGATTTTAGTTTGAAAACCCAGTTACAACTCGTCACGATATTCAAGTTGCTGAATATAATTTCCAAATGCCGGTCATTTAAGATTAATATAACCTGCAGCTAACCCCATGACAACTATCATTGCGATATATAGGAGAATTACAAGCATAATTCCCATGGTGCTTGATTTGCCATTGTCACTCATGTGTCCCATATAAATGGGTGTTGTATGTGGTATATGTATTTTGTGGAAATGTGTTTAAAGATCAGGTTTCACTTTTATTCATGGGTTTTAAAAGGTAAAAAAGGAGGGTAACGGAAAATACTCTCCGTTTAGTTTCTTCTGTGCTGGAATATAAATGCCAGTCCAACGATTGCAGCTATTGGAATTGCAATGGTTGGGAATTCTGGGATTCCGTTATTTTGACAGGTATTCGTTGGATCCTCTGGACACGAATCACATCCATCAGGCACACCATCTCGATCAGTATCTATCTTGTCGTTGTAGCCTGGACAGATATCGTTACAATCACATACTCCATCTTCATCCTCATCACCATCCGAACATGGTGGTGCTAATGCAGTTGCAGTACCAGCTATCAACAGCATCACTACTGCTAATATCTGAATTTTCTCATTTCTGTTCATTTGTTTAACCCCGCTTGTAAGTAAGTAAGCCAATTTCAAATACAACTTGTATAGAAATTGCACAATATTATTTTGTGATATTGCGATATAATAGGGTTGCGAAACTGAGTTACATATGAGTTCAATTTAAAAATCTTTAATCTGTACTGGCAAAGTGTTTGCACAATGTAAAGTGCAGTGTAAATCACTGCGCTTCGATCACTGCCCAGTTCTTGGGAAGAACTGCCTTAGCTTCAAATGCTCCGTCAGCCTGGAACTCTCCAAGTAGTGTGGCATCTGCTGTTATTTTGATATCTTTTGCAGTAATGGTCTTAATGTGTTTTCCATCTTCTGTGTAAATCTCAAATTTGGTTCCCATTCCAATTCACTCCCATCGTTTGTTACTTAGTTATATATTGATGTAGAGATTTTAATTTTGTGTTACAACTCTCTTTTTATGCAACGACTTACAACGTTGTATGTGATAACTATGTTTGATCGACAAGAATGGAGTCAGATTCTGATTCCTAAGACTACAAAGGAATATATTTGCAAGATTGCAAAAGCCCATAATCTCAAGATATGGGAAGTTGTGGACAATTCTTTTCAAGGATCTAAGTACAGGTTGAACAATGAAACAGAACAATTTGACATTAAATCGAGGCTTGAAAGGATGGAGAAACATATAGAAATTATGGACGAACAACTGTCCAAAGTACTAAAAAAAACAATAGTCCCGGCCGAATTCGAATCGGCGTCTTCGGCTCCAAAGGCCGAAAGGATTGACCGCTACCCTACGGGACTACAATGATTAGCACAATAAATGCATAATAATACTTATTTGTTATGCAGGCAAGGGATTTAAGTCCATCATTTAGCGATGATAAGTGTCAGCAAGTCCTTGTCTGCAAGTACATGGTCAAGACCGGCTCTCTGACCGGGGTGCTTTGCTGATTCTCCCCATATCTGTGCGTATCTGAACTTTCTCCTGAAATCACGGTGCAGGTGGTCACAGATATCACCAACATTGACACCATTTCTCACAATAAGTGGCTCTTCAAGGTCAGCAGGTCCACCCTGAGGTTTCAGGTAGATACGAATGAAATCAAGAGCATCGTATATCATATCCTTCACAGAATCAAGGTTGATCTCCTTATCTGCGGAAATGTATGTAGCTTCAGGATATTCTGCTTTGCATTTCTTAAGCACATACTCATCGGCCATATCCACCTTATTCACAACGGTAACTGCAGGGATATAGACCCTGTTGCCCATTATAACATCGATGAGCTGATCCACGTCGATATTATCCCTGATAAGCACATGAGCATTGTGTATCTTGTAATCGTTAAGTATGGCCTTGATAAGGTCATCTGAGATGTCCAGGTCAATGGTACTGCTGATAGTAACTCCGCCGCGGTCCTGTCTTTTTATAACCACATCAGGAGCTTTCTGGTTAAGGCGGATACCCGCATCATATAATTCCTGTGTAAGGACTTCATGGTGATAATTCTGGAAAACATCAAGAATAAAGACCACAAGGTCACAGTTCCTCACAACTGCGATAACTTCTCTTCCACGGCCTCTGCCGCTTGCTGCACCTTTTACAAGTCCCGGTACATCAAGGATCTGAATAGTTGCATTGTTGTATTCTAGTACACCAGGAATAACGTCAAGTGTAGTAAACTCGTAGGCACCAACCTCTGAATTTGCGCCAGTGAGCTTGTTAAGTAAAGTGGATTTACCTACGGATGGGAAACCTACAAGTGTAACCGTGGCATCTCCTGACTTTTTAACGGAGTATCCTTCACCGCCACCTTTACTTGCGGCCTTTTTTACAACCTCATCACGCAGACGTGCAAGCTTTGCCTTCAGTTTTCCTATGTGATGTGACGTTGCTTTGTTGTAAGAAGTTTTCTTTATTTCCTCTTCAACTTCCTGTATTTCCTCATGTAATCCCATTTGCAACCTACCATAACGTCAAAATAAAAAAGATTTTCCCGATTTTTGAATATGACTTAACGTTAAAAGGAGGATATTATACTACCGGTCATTTCATAAGTACTGATTCCCGCTGGCAGTCTCTTTGAGAACTCCTCAGAACGCAATACTGCAAGGAAATTCTGTATCTCCTTTATCTCCAGAAGGTCCTTCCTTATAACAAAATCAAACTCATCCTCTGCCAGTGGAATGAACTCAAGTCCCGCTTCCTCTGCCGCAGCTCTCAGACCAAATCCAACATCAACTTTGCCACTTTTCACAGCATCACAAACTGACCTGTGGGTCTTGGAACCGGAATTATATCCCTTCAGGTTCTTGATGATCTCACTCTTCTGGTTTCCCTTTCCTTCAGCCAGAAGACCAATTTCCCTGTCAAGAAGTGCTCTTGTACCAGAACCTCTGTTCCTGTTGATCATCTGGAGATTGAGTATATCTTCAAGACCATATACATGATTGTCCGGAGTAAATATGAGTCCCTGCTCACGCCTGTATCCTTTCACAAGCACAACGTTCTCAAGGTTCATTCTTTTGAGAACCGATGAATTGTAGTTCCCATCTGTGTCAACCATATTTACACATGCAATATCTGCAGTTCCGCTCGAAATGGCTGTAAAACCTGCACTTGATCCCATATTCAAAGTCCTGAATATAAGCTCTGTCATCTCTTCCAGAAGGTCAACTCCGGGACACTGTCCGCCAACAAGCATCAGGTCAGGACTTTTTACATTGCCAAACATTGTAACTTCAACTTCTGCGCCGGGTTCAATATACTCGGTATGTGCCCTTATCTCAATGATCCCATCAGCATCAGACAGCGTGGTGATAGCTCCGGATGTTTTATCTGCAGGATAGACTTTTCCACGGACAACTCCAACAGGGAAAAGTTCCTCTCTGCCGCCGGAGCGTATTCCGGTTCCCATGACAGCAGTTATCTTTGTCTTAAATGATGGCTTAACGCCAAGTGAATTGTAAATTATCGGTGCAACAAACTCGTTGAAGATACTGAGAGCAGATGTAGGATTGCCTGGAAGTCCTATTGTAGGGACATTGTTTATCATACCGATAACCA
The sequence above is a segment of the uncultured Methanolobus sp. genome. Coding sequences within it:
- a CDS encoding nitric oxide reductase activation protein NorD, which encodes MSTENITGLISSNFPTLESSLVSELASGFDNLDDIALEIIFHAGKSAQKRGQRVLIAYLGAAPGVYKALGQHEFRNWLNLAKNVSELSVSCCEGFFDSSQNIIIKGGLELLDKWTMQGIAMAGQNKWMAIAYFKYTGKVIVSTGPERFSELATHGSTLGTINTKVAESYFEHLNDLNALFNRDDFSLYCRIVENISSKHWLTGIELIGSTGKIIGKIPAQKRTEHLISMEKTLECGELVTMALFKNAGTIVENTEEKKLTRLIDATCSLADEDNKSAGSFLNTYPQYLDTLELSEAFEWTDKATSALSNNKNALRAFITTVFILGKYSKDTDHETRTLLVKAGIRLADLQPDCLESYFENASAACILLGRELFFLWSGIGEGIALQNPEAASKYYERSVASLIKIPPLMYDDIFRTADRLLQKEGALASAFFENLGNFSDTTPPENADKWADIGLIVYENDRKLALDFFANSPSLLEKLDIEELKEWTIKGLEAASERKPAGKAYFSLESKSSRELVEELTGAVALQKVANVLRYYALGLSGSNFIIRSMATLPLQIEVQGMNPIIAGNTIYLAPKIGVYENIEDNFRIYKLSVMHEVGHARFSSLDTEPEILTELEKRIRDKYPATSSDHKQDSKSTDLVDLLSLFPNQILAATIFGILEDARVEFMIMEHYRGVRTDLEEVRHEMLLMRDFPEGELEKFMEGLLWISTGHYPKPESGMDGVADETMDGILKVLQDELKNRIFTTESTTFSAFELAFDIYCSLEDKLGPLDEIKYSMIKNIAYRGMDVGASGQTDPMMTKPYENVIKNFIPETEADLTADEERPKEQATDKPTQPLDNNWRVLGSYKYDEWDSTINDYRSEWSTVNEMEPGGGNTAHYKKALERYGNEIALIRHTFGLMKPEAFHRLKGQNDGTEIDIDAYTESLITKRCGASPDEGMYIRWDKQERDVATLFLMDVSASTRKILGMDGRSILDVEKDALIIMSQALESIGDKYAIYAFSGKSKDNVEYFKIKEFDEKFSDDVAKRMSILASESNTRLGPAIRHSIKKLEKAGARTKMLVLLSDGEPYDRARGEDSYQGDIAQEDTRMAISEGKNRGMHFFCITVDKNPGEYLNNIFSDVGYTIIDDVLMLPEMLPLLYKRLTT
- a CDS encoding CbbQ/NirQ/NorQ/GpvN family protein; translation: MAMKCALSEELPVDEYLITEEPYYIPVGNEVEIFIAAYRNKLPVNLKGPTGCGKTRFMEYMAWKLQRPLITIACHEDLTATDLVGRFLIKGDNVEWSDGPLTKAVKSGAICYLDEVVEARKDTIVVIHPLTDDRRIIPVNKLGVIIKAPDEFMLSVSYNPGYQSIVKDMKQSTRQRFVAVEFDYPPAELEKQIVAHETLVDEQTAARLVEIGQSIRNFKHHGLEEGVSTRLLIYAGKLIREGIEAKEACRIAMSQPITDNQDLQKSIDEIIAAIMG
- a CDS encoding PEF-CTERM sorting domain-containing protein; this translates as MLLIAGTATALAPPCSDGDEDEDGVCDCNDICPGYNDKIDTDRDGVPDGCDSCPEDPTNTCQNNGIPEFPTIAIPIAAIVGLAFIFQHRRN
- a CDS encoding GTP-binding protein; its protein translation is MGLHEEIQEVEEEIKKTSYNKATSHHIGKLKAKLARLRDEVVKKAASKGGGEGYSVKKSGDATVTLVGFPSVGKSTLLNKLTGANSEVGAYEFTTLDVIPGVLEYNNATIQILDVPGLVKGAASGRGRGREVIAVVRNCDLVVFILDVFQNYHHEVLTQELYDAGIRLNQKAPDVVIKRQDRGGVTISSTIDLDISDDLIKAILNDYKIHNAHVLIRDNIDVDQLIDVIMGNRVYIPAVTVVNKVDMADEYVLKKCKAEYPEATYISADKEINLDSVKDMIYDALDFIRIYLKPQGGPADLEEPLIVRNGVNVGDICDHLHRDFRRKFRYAQIWGESAKHPGQRAGLDHVLADKDLLTLIIAK
- a CDS encoding molybdopterin biosynthesis protein, which gives rise to MERKEFRDLTSVEDARELVDGIRVQPGITVLPIEKAAGHIIAEDILSGLDVPAFNRSVKDGYAVRAKDTYQASEPDPIELKVTGAIPAGCEDSFFVDDEEAIEISTGAPIPDGADAVVMVESTKQTADSLLVYQPVHINENIMRAGTDIMKGERILRKNTRIGSREIGVLASIGLDKVPVKELVVGIISTGSELIRPGEKLGVSKIYDANSYAIAAAIEECGGTPRIYGIVHDDEKLMEDALDRAISECNIVLTSGSTSAGAGDIMYMIIEEKGDTLAHGIAIKPGKPVVIGMINNVPTIGLPGNPTSALSIFNEFVAPIIYNSLGVKPSFKTKITAVMGTGIRSGGREELFPVGVVRGKVYPADKTSGAITTLSDADGIIEIRAHTEYIEPGAEVEVTMFGNVKSPDLMLVGGQCPGVDLLEEMTELIFRTLNMGSSAGFTAISSGTADIACVNMVDTDGNYNSSVLKRMNLENVVLVKGYRREQGLIFTPDNHVYGLEDILNLQMINRNRGSGTRALLDREIGLLAEGKGNQKSEIIKNLKGYNSGSKTHRSVCDAVKSGKVDVGFGLRAAAEEAGLEFIPLAEDEFDFVIRKDLLEIKEIQNFLAVLRSEEFSKRLPAGISTYEMTGSIISSF